A genomic stretch from Shewanella sediminis HAW-EB3 includes:
- a CDS encoding TonB-dependent receptor domain-containing protein yields MSFKLRLSVLTIAICQTFSAAATAPANPVDDIITVTGDRFDNTADQQLTVINTIEREEIARLNPKSVVDMLETLPGVSVTRNGGAGQSASISMRGTNTDHVLVLVDGVRIGSATLGAVSFNALTPENIERIEVVKGPRAAVWGSDAIGGVIQIFTRKLEGGEWYASAEYGSDDYMRASAGAGVSHGDGHTSISINREKSDGYDIKNDAEDDNDGYDRLGVSVNGLQNLNQQWQLTWAGQLESGNYEYDNMGYYGPGVNEADYDNYLVNIAAQYQTEKLTSKLALGQSRDKNENFRAEDPSLGVNLYETTRDQLNWSNRYTANDDLTFIGGVDWSKESIEGDYAVDERDLLGIYGLARYQIGKLLMEGVIRYDDVENIDSETSYNASLAYQFNDQWRVTASSGTGFKAPSFNDLYWPDSGNPELVSETSENLDLTISYTGDYLRGYLSIYQNKIDNLIQWAPTGEKDDYGYDIWKPDNIEDAEITGVELSLNYSTWDIEHQLGYSYIDAVDGESDEQLVGRSEHEFDYALSYTWSEFDLLVNYHYQGERNAGDYDYDGVTDFLDAYHQVDMSIGYKLAEAWQLRLKANNLLDEEIISDRNYFSPGRQLFLSVSYQAF; encoded by the coding sequence ATGAGTTTTAAACTGCGACTCTCAGTACTAACTATCGCGATATGCCAGACATTTTCAGCCGCCGCTACAGCACCAGCCAATCCCGTAGATGATATTATTACGGTAACGGGTGACAGATTTGACAACACTGCGGATCAGCAACTCACCGTTATCAATACCATCGAGAGAGAGGAGATAGCCAGACTCAACCCTAAGTCTGTGGTTGATATGTTAGAAACCTTACCTGGCGTCAGTGTGACCCGCAATGGCGGCGCCGGACAATCCGCTTCCATTAGCATGCGTGGAACAAACACCGATCATGTATTGGTTCTCGTAGACGGTGTTCGTATCGGCTCGGCAACCCTGGGCGCTGTGAGTTTCAACGCCCTCACCCCTGAAAATATTGAACGTATCGAAGTCGTTAAAGGCCCAAGAGCCGCTGTTTGGGGCAGCGACGCCATCGGTGGTGTTATTCAGATTTTCACCCGTAAATTAGAGGGCGGTGAATGGTATGCCTCTGCCGAATATGGCAGTGATGACTATATGCGCGCCAGTGCCGGTGCGGGCGTAAGCCACGGTGACGGCCATACCAGCATCAGCATCAATCGTGAAAAGAGCGATGGATACGATATTAAAAACGATGCAGAAGATGACAATGACGGTTACGACCGTTTGGGCGTGAGCGTTAACGGCCTGCAAAACCTTAATCAGCAATGGCAGCTTACCTGGGCAGGTCAACTGGAGAGCGGTAACTACGAGTATGACAATATGGGTTATTACGGGCCCGGTGTTAATGAGGCCGACTACGATAACTACCTGGTGAACATCGCGGCGCAATATCAAACAGAGAAGTTAACCAGCAAGTTGGCCCTTGGTCAATCACGGGATAAGAATGAGAACTTTCGCGCAGAAGACCCGAGTTTAGGCGTCAATTTATATGAAACGACCCGTGATCAGCTCAACTGGAGTAACCGATACACGGCAAACGATGACCTGACCTTCATTGGCGGCGTCGACTGGTCGAAGGAATCTATCGAGGGTGACTATGCCGTCGACGAGCGCGATCTACTTGGCATCTATGGCCTGGCACGCTACCAAATTGGCAAACTCTTGATGGAAGGAGTTATTCGCTACGACGATGTTGAAAATATCGATAGCGAAACCTCATATAACGCGAGTCTGGCCTATCAATTCAATGACCAATGGCGTGTTACTGCCAGTTCAGGAACAGGCTTCAAGGCCCCAAGTTTCAATGACCTCTATTGGCCAGATTCAGGTAATCCGGAGCTGGTATCTGAGACATCCGAAAATCTGGATCTCACCATCAGCTATACCGGCGATTACCTGCGTGGTTACTTGAGTATCTACCAAAACAAGATTGATAACCTGATCCAGTGGGCCCCTACAGGTGAGAAAGATGATTATGGCTACGATATCTGGAAACCGGACAATATTGAAGATGCCGAGATAACCGGAGTAGAACTCTCCCTTAACTACAGCACCTGGGATATTGAACATCAGCTGGGTTACAGCTACATCGACGCGGTAGATGGGGAAAGTGACGAACAGTTAGTGGGCCGAAGCGAACATGAGTTTGATTATGCGCTCAGCTATACCTGGTCTGAGTTCGATCTGCTGGTTAACTATCACTATCAGGGCGAGCGTAACGCCGGCGATTATGACTATGACGGCGTGACTGACTTCCTGGATGCCTACCATCAGGTCGACATGAGTATCGGTTATAAGCTTGCCGAAGCATGGCAACTCAGGTTGAAGGCCAATAACCTGCTCGATGAAGAGATCATCTCAGATCGTAACTACTTCAGCCCCGGCCGCCAACTGTTTTTAAGCGTGAGCTACCAGGCTTTTTAA
- a CDS encoding efflux RND transporter permease subunit yields MPDTNRGIISWFARNSVAANLLMLIIILGGLLTADTIRKQFFPQIEINWVEFNAFYPGAAPQEVEEGITIKVEEALESVQGLKRVITYSNRNSARGYFRIEDSYDPQIVLDEIKSEIDSISSFPDGMERPKVERIKLRQEVLYMSLYGDMTPRQLKELGEKIHDELMQLPLVNITDFYGGLDYEIAIEVSKDRLREFGLSFNDVAAAVRGFSRNMSAGQIRAENGYINLRVQNQAYVGYEFENLPLITLDDGTTVLLGDIATVIDGFQEGIQYSKFNGKNSVTFFIGAANDQSMTDVADVVKAYVAKKQEVLPEGLKLETWVDMTYYLEGRLDLMLDSMKTGAVLVFLMLALFLRVRLAFWVMMGLPVCFLGTLLFMPMAMIDVTVNVISLFAFILVLGIVVDDAIVMGESAHEECEQSGQSLDNVIRGVKRVAMPATFGVLTTIAAFLPLTMDDGPSSAFGKAIGYIVILCLIFSLVESKLILPAHLARMKKKTIVKPGSKNPIDWLRNGVNFVQGKVDSNLKKMIQNVYRPTLTMAVEYRYTVIMLFISFVLICAGLYAGGMIRFIGQPKIPHDFPRVTFEMNVDASEKATLSAALAIEKAIYNVDKQLEEKYGQGMISDMQVDLEGRTSAKVMTKLVDPEIRPLDTFELAEMWRKAMPLIPGMKSFEVQDNLFGGGRDDGDISFRLEGKNEEQLVAASQELKAKLNSLKGVGDVNDSRQSSAKEVQFELKPQAYGLGLTLANIASQVGNSFYGLEAQRILRNGEEIKVMLRYPEEQRNSIAQVSEVLIVTPQGAEVPLSEVANITVTQGVNGIRRENGNRTINVWASVDADQAEPFKLAQDIRDNFMPQLLKKYPRVKSEVSGNIQEQMDSAKTQLRDFIISLLIIYSLLAIPLKSYSQPLMIMAVIPFGVIGSVLGHMIMDIDLSALSLFGIIAAAGVVVNDSLVMVDYINKSRESGIAMKIAVLEAGCRRFRAIMLTSLTTFIGLMPIMTETSMQAKMVIPMATSLAFGVLFATVVTLMLIPCLYLAIEDIKKLFGSKSRAHHEADHGMEPELIK; encoded by the coding sequence ATGCCGGATACAAACAGAGGCATCATCTCCTGGTTTGCGCGCAACAGTGTCGCGGCGAACCTTCTGATGCTCATCATTATATTAGGTGGTCTCTTGACCGCCGATACCATACGTAAACAGTTTTTCCCTCAGATAGAGATAAACTGGGTTGAATTTAATGCTTTCTACCCGGGAGCCGCCCCACAGGAAGTTGAAGAGGGGATCACAATAAAAGTCGAAGAGGCGCTCGAGAGTGTTCAGGGGCTTAAACGTGTGATCACCTACTCAAATCGTAATTCGGCCAGGGGTTACTTCCGAATAGAAGATTCTTACGACCCTCAGATAGTACTGGATGAGATAAAATCAGAGATCGATTCAATATCCAGTTTCCCCGATGGCATGGAGCGACCTAAGGTTGAACGGATAAAACTGCGTCAAGAAGTACTCTACATGAGCTTATATGGTGATATGACACCGAGGCAGCTCAAAGAGTTAGGTGAAAAGATCCATGATGAATTGATGCAACTTCCACTGGTCAATATTACCGATTTCTACGGTGGGCTCGACTATGAGATCGCCATCGAGGTCAGTAAAGACAGGCTTCGGGAGTTTGGTCTGAGCTTTAACGACGTTGCCGCCGCGGTCAGAGGGTTTTCCCGCAATATGTCGGCAGGACAGATAAGAGCCGAAAATGGTTATATTAACCTACGAGTTCAAAATCAGGCCTATGTGGGATACGAATTTGAAAATCTGCCACTGATCACACTCGATGATGGAACCACAGTACTGCTGGGCGATATCGCAACGGTTATCGATGGATTCCAGGAAGGGATCCAATACTCTAAGTTTAACGGTAAAAACTCAGTCACTTTCTTTATCGGCGCCGCTAACGATCAGAGCATGACCGATGTCGCGGATGTGGTGAAAGCTTACGTAGCCAAGAAACAGGAAGTATTGCCTGAAGGGCTTAAACTCGAGACCTGGGTCGACATGACCTACTATCTGGAAGGTCGACTGGACTTGATGTTAGATAGCATGAAAACCGGTGCCGTCTTAGTATTTTTGATGCTCGCACTATTTCTGCGCGTCCGTCTCGCATTCTGGGTGATGATGGGACTACCGGTCTGTTTCTTGGGTACCTTGCTATTTATGCCTATGGCCATGATAGATGTTACCGTTAACGTCATCAGCCTGTTCGCCTTTATCTTAGTCTTGGGTATCGTCGTCGATGACGCCATCGTCATGGGCGAGAGTGCCCATGAAGAGTGCGAACAAAGTGGGCAGAGCCTTGATAATGTCATCCGCGGGGTTAAACGCGTTGCCATGCCCGCCACCTTCGGCGTACTGACAACCATAGCCGCATTTTTACCCCTGACGATGGACGATGGTCCCTCCTCCGCCTTCGGTAAAGCTATCGGCTATATCGTTATTCTGTGTCTGATATTTTCATTGGTCGAGTCAAAACTTATCTTGCCGGCCCACCTGGCGCGGATGAAGAAAAAGACCATAGTCAAACCGGGCTCTAAAAATCCGATAGATTGGCTACGAAACGGCGTCAATTTCGTCCAGGGTAAAGTCGACTCAAACCTGAAAAAAATGATCCAGAACGTCTATAGACCCACGCTGACCATGGCAGTCGAGTACCGCTATACGGTTATCATGTTGTTCATCAGCTTCGTACTGATCTGCGCCGGTTTATACGCGGGCGGCATGATACGTTTCATCGGACAGCCTAAGATCCCCCATGACTTCCCACGCGTCACCTTTGAGATGAATGTGGATGCTTCTGAGAAAGCGACGCTATCTGCGGCTTTGGCAATAGAAAAAGCCATCTATAACGTCGATAAGCAGCTCGAAGAGAAATATGGCCAGGGTATGATCTCCGATATGCAGGTCGATCTCGAGGGACGTACCTCGGCAAAAGTAATGACCAAGTTGGTCGACCCTGAGATAAGACCACTCGATACTTTCGAACTGGCGGAGATGTGGCGTAAAGCCATGCCCCTTATCCCGGGAATGAAATCATTCGAAGTTCAGGACAACCTGTTTGGCGGTGGTCGTGACGATGGCGATATCAGTTTCCGTCTCGAAGGAAAAAACGAAGAGCAACTCGTCGCCGCATCGCAGGAGCTTAAGGCAAAACTGAACTCACTCAAGGGGGTTGGTGATGTCAACGACAGTCGACAGTCCAGCGCTAAAGAGGTGCAGTTCGAGCTTAAACCGCAAGCTTATGGTTTGGGGCTTACCTTAGCCAATATCGCCTCACAGGTCGGCAATAGTTTCTATGGCCTGGAAGCACAGCGGATCTTAAGAAACGGTGAAGAGATAAAGGTGATGCTCCGCTACCCTGAAGAGCAGCGTAACTCTATCGCTCAGGTATCCGAGGTATTGATTGTGACGCCTCAAGGCGCCGAGGTACCTCTGTCGGAGGTCGCGAATATCACGGTGACACAAGGTGTGAATGGTATTCGTCGTGAGAACGGTAACCGGACAATTAATGTCTGGGCCTCTGTCGATGCCGATCAAGCCGAGCCATTTAAGCTGGCTCAGGATATCCGCGACAACTTTATGCCTCAGCTATTGAAGAAATACCCGAGAGTGAAGAGTGAAGTCTCGGGCAATATTCAAGAGCAGATGGACAGCGCTAAGACTCAGTTACGTGACTTCATCATATCCTTGCTGATCATCTATAGCTTACTGGCAATACCGCTAAAATCTTATTCACAACCTCTTATGATCATGGCCGTGATCCCATTTGGTGTGATTGGCTCAGTACTCGGTCATATGATTATGGACATCGATCTCAGTGCCCTGTCGCTGTTCGGTATTATTGCTGCGGCGGGTGTGGTGGTGAATGACTCTCTGGTGATGGTCGATTACATCAACAAGTCCAGAGAGTCCGGCATAGCGATGAAAATAGCGGTGCTGGAAGCGGGGTGTCGACGATTCAGAGCCATCATGCTGACCTCTCTGACCACCTTCATCGGTTTGATGCCAATCATGACTGAGACCAGTATGCAGGCCAAGATGGTGATCCCGATGGCAACCTCACTCGCCTTCGGCGTGCTGTTTGCGACGGTGGTTACATTGATGCTGATCCCATGTCTCTATCTTGCTATCGAGGACATTAAGAAACTGTTTGGCAGTAAATCACGAGCCCACCATGAAGCAGATCATGGAATGGAGCCAGAGCTAATCAAATAG
- a CDS encoding efflux RND transporter periplasmic adaptor subunit, which yields MATKKQIILPIVVLSVGIGGFVAMSAMKKPPEEKEAVDNTPLVAVKQVEIKPMTFSVNSYGIVSAKYETELVSQVNGEIVFLSESFVRGGFVKKGTVLAKIDSSDYDADLIDAQATLASARATLVQEKAYGKVAEEEWKRIKDGVPTELSLRKPQLAQEIAKLNSSEAGLKRALRNVERTTIKAPYDALIESRNIGLGSYVSKGTPLGKVLNTDNAEVRLPLADKELQYLIKKGKNAKVNLIADLGGEKQEWTGTVVRSEGVIDSRSRMTYLVAEVIDPYGLKSDKSELRYGTYVTANIAGNDAGNVAVVPRHLIVNGQIAVLDDEKKLRYKPVNIIRQFGAEVVISEGLDAGMNIITSALDYPVEGMQLALPEDKILQEDDSEESETQLAMEEKE from the coding sequence GTGGCTACAAAAAAACAGATTATTTTGCCTATTGTCGTATTATCCGTTGGGATCGGCGGTTTCGTTGCGATGTCGGCAATGAAGAAACCACCCGAAGAGAAAGAGGCGGTTGACAATACCCCATTAGTTGCCGTCAAGCAGGTCGAAATTAAACCTATGACATTCTCTGTCAACTCCTACGGTATCGTCAGTGCTAAATATGAAACAGAGCTGGTTTCTCAAGTTAACGGTGAGATAGTCTTCCTGTCGGAGAGTTTTGTACGAGGTGGATTTGTTAAGAAAGGCACTGTTCTGGCCAAAATTGACTCCAGTGATTATGACGCCGACCTTATCGATGCCCAGGCCACTCTGGCATCCGCCAGAGCGACCCTGGTTCAGGAAAAGGCCTACGGTAAGGTAGCCGAAGAGGAATGGAAACGGATCAAGGATGGCGTACCGACCGAGCTAAGCCTTAGAAAACCACAGCTGGCTCAAGAGATAGCGAAACTGAACTCCTCTGAAGCTGGCCTTAAGCGCGCACTGCGAAATGTCGAGCGCACCACCATTAAAGCGCCCTATGATGCCCTTATCGAAAGCAGAAATATTGGTTTAGGCTCCTACGTCAGTAAAGGCACTCCTCTGGGTAAAGTATTAAATACGGATAATGCAGAAGTTCGCCTCCCCCTTGCAGATAAAGAGCTCCAATACCTAATCAAAAAAGGTAAAAATGCCAAGGTTAATTTAATTGCCGATCTCGGTGGTGAGAAGCAGGAGTGGACAGGCACTGTTGTACGCAGTGAAGGCGTTATCGATAGTCGCAGCCGAATGACCTATCTGGTTGCCGAAGTGATCGATCCTTACGGACTAAAGTCAGATAAAAGCGAGCTGAGATACGGCACCTATGTGACCGCAAATATTGCCGGTAATGACGCAGGTAATGTTGCCGTTGTCCCAAGACACCTTATCGTAAATGGACAGATCGCAGTATTGGACGATGAGAAAAAATTACGATACAAGCCGGTTAACATCATTCGACAGTTTGGGGCCGAAGTCGTTATATCTGAAGGGCTTGATGCAGGGATGAACATCATCACCTCGGCGCTGGATTATCCGGTAGAGGGGATGCAGCTGGCCCTGCCTGAAGATAAGATCCTACAAGAGGATGATTCTGAAGAGTCTGAGACTCAGTTAGCGATGGAAGAGAAGGAGTAA
- a CDS encoding DUF4382 domain-containing protein, producing the protein MKTNTALLLLSSLLLVSACGSDSSDPEKETVLPTAKLSLAISDSPMSGVSRLGMVLNELVMTDAAGVVHRHDLQDMTFNLLDYQGMDSHMVVSGIDLPQGDYHDAYITVHQGDGNQGCYIEDGQGRHGLHVTDGHLPVRDFELVAGQHLSLTMEIDLYRGLSYHQGQYELNHQGMWSVDNRYMGHLIGEVDPQWIADCETTYSGLVPTGGQFTHLAYLYPNTVTDIGQMADMGTTPPSGLTAPSAVSPMMQDINGNWHFAMGYLPAGEYRVGYTCLGHLDDPIADDISSGPFVIFKDSGSISIETGSQGGQQTVHECGRGNGGHHGGGRHGG; encoded by the coding sequence ATGAAAACCAATACAGCACTCTTATTGTTATCCTCACTGCTACTGGTTAGCGCATGCGGAAGTGATAGCTCCGATCCTGAAAAAGAAACGGTGTTGCCAACAGCGAAGTTATCATTAGCTATCTCCGACTCCCCCATGTCTGGCGTTTCACGTTTAGGCATGGTCTTGAATGAGCTGGTGATGACCGATGCAGCAGGAGTCGTACACAGGCACGACCTGCAAGATATGACATTTAACCTGCTCGATTATCAGGGTATGGACAGCCATATGGTGGTCTCGGGCATTGATCTGCCTCAGGGTGATTATCACGATGCCTATATTACAGTTCATCAGGGTGATGGTAATCAGGGGTGTTACATAGAGGACGGCCAGGGGCGCCACGGTCTGCATGTGACAGATGGACACTTACCGGTCCGTGATTTCGAACTGGTCGCAGGGCAGCATCTTTCACTCACAATGGAGATCGACCTCTATCGCGGGCTTTCCTACCATCAAGGCCAATATGAATTAAATCATCAAGGGATGTGGAGTGTAGACAATCGCTATATGGGTCACTTGATAGGAGAAGTCGATCCACAATGGATAGCCGACTGCGAAACAACATACTCAGGTTTAGTTCCAACTGGCGGACAATTTACCCATTTAGCCTACCTCTACCCTAATACAGTCACTGATATAGGTCAGATGGCAGACATGGGAACGACGCCACCAAGTGGACTTACAGCACCTTCGGCGGTAAGTCCTATGATGCAGGATATTAACGGTAACTGGCACTTCGCCATGGGATACCTGCCTGCAGGTGAATACAGAGTGGGTTATACCTGCTTAGGGCACCTGGATGATCCAATAGCCGACGATATCAGTAGCGGCCCATTTGTGATATTTAAGGATTCTGGTTCTATCTCCATAGAGACAGGTTCTCAGGGGGGGCAACAGACAGTACATGAATGTGGAAGAGGCAACGGTGGCCACCATGGTGGTGGCAGACACGGCGGATAA
- a CDS encoding P-II family nitrogen regulator: MKLKKITAVIGDMQLESVQHALEAHGISGFTVFTVRGRGKYSNLYTQDQLVGHTQLEVYTSAEHVDNVAKLIMKAAEIGEISIGFVAVTDVEQLLWVHEQRVVNEDDFNYFEKEAER, from the coding sequence ATGAAGCTTAAGAAAATCACTGCGGTTATAGGGGATATGCAACTTGAGAGTGTTCAACATGCACTCGAGGCGCATGGCATCAGCGGTTTTACGGTGTTTACCGTCAGAGGACGAGGTAAATACAGTAACTTATACACTCAAGATCAGTTAGTTGGTCATACTCAGCTGGAAGTTTATACCAGCGCTGAACATGTTGATAACGTAGCTAAACTCATCATGAAGGCCGCCGAAATTGGTGAGATCAGCATAGGTTTTGTCGCCGTTACCGATGTAGAGCAGTTGCTTTGGGTTCATGAACAGCGTGTTGTCAATGAAGATGATTTTAACTATTTTGAAAAGGAAGCCGAGAGATGA
- a CDS encoding Y-family DNA polymerase: MFALVDANSFYCSAEQVFRPEWRGRPIVVLSNNDGCIVAANRQAVDAGIPKFEPFFKVKSQCERLGVIALSSNYELYGSLSASMMEVIGRFAPEQHIYSIDESFLSFKHCSTAIPCLIKHGEALRRAVWKETRLPVCVGMAETLTLAKIANHAAKKHEGYHGVCLIDNPQQRKAILLKMLPGDVWGIGRRLAKRLDMMGIKTAYALSQMAPGIARKQFSIEVERTVRELNGEACKGWDEARADKQQIFSTRSMGERIVDATSLQQALSKHAGIATSKAREQGSLCSVIHIFASNSPFDEHPTGFKITHRFAYPTNDTGEITEVVNRIAARQFREGVRYYKVGVGLIDLVSEAHLQGDLFEPPKNPALMRVYDRLNHRYGSDSLFMAAQGITPKWSMRRQYLSPQYTTCWKDLPKIQC, encoded by the coding sequence ATGTTTGCTTTGGTCGATGCCAACTCCTTTTACTGCTCCGCCGAGCAGGTATTTCGTCCCGAATGGCGCGGTCGCCCGATTGTGGTTCTGTCGAACAACGATGGATGTATCGTAGCGGCGAATCGTCAGGCCGTTGATGCCGGGATCCCCAAGTTCGAGCCCTTTTTCAAGGTTAAGTCACAATGTGAGCGGTTGGGCGTGATTGCACTCAGTTCAAACTATGAACTCTACGGCTCGTTGTCGGCCAGTATGATGGAGGTCATAGGCCGCTTTGCGCCCGAACAGCATATCTACAGCATCGATGAATCCTTTCTCTCCTTTAAACACTGCTCTACGGCGATCCCCTGTTTAATTAAGCATGGTGAGGCCTTGAGGCGTGCCGTCTGGAAAGAGACCCGCTTACCGGTGTGCGTTGGCATGGCAGAGACGCTCACCCTGGCCAAGATTGCTAATCATGCCGCAAAGAAACATGAGGGATATCATGGTGTCTGCCTAATCGACAATCCACAGCAACGTAAAGCGATCTTACTTAAAATGCTCCCGGGAGATGTATGGGGGATCGGGCGCCGCTTGGCTAAGCGCCTGGATATGATGGGCATCAAGACCGCCTATGCCCTGTCTCAAATGGCGCCCGGGATTGCCAGAAAGCAATTCAGCATTGAGGTCGAACGCACCGTCCGTGAGCTCAATGGCGAAGCCTGCAAAGGCTGGGACGAGGCCCGCGCAGATAAGCAGCAGATATTTTCCACACGTAGCATGGGTGAGCGGATAGTCGATGCCACCTCACTGCAACAGGCATTAAGTAAACATGCGGGAATAGCCACCAGCAAGGCAAGAGAGCAAGGCTCACTGTGTTCGGTAATACATATTTTTGCATCGAACTCCCCCTTCGATGAACACCCGACTGGCTTTAAAATCACCCACCGTTTTGCTTATCCTACTAACGATACCGGCGAGATCACCGAGGTGGTCAACCGCATAGCCGCACGGCAATTTCGAGAAGGGGTCCGCTACTACAAGGTGGGTGTAGGCTTGATCGATCTGGTCAGCGAAGCACATCTGCAGGGGGATCTGTTTGAGCCTCCTAAAAACCCCGCATTAATGCGGGTGTACGATAGGCTTAACCATAGGTATGGCTCAGACTCACTCTTTATGGCTGCCCAGGGGATCACCCCGAAATGGAGCATGCGCAGACAATACCTTAGCCCCCAATACACCACATGCTGGAAGGATCTGCCTAAGATACAGTGCTAG
- a CDS encoding LexA family protein codes for MKVIPISACAGITGFESPAADYKQLPLSLDELLVEHPSATFIGQASGNSMQNIGIFDGDILIVDRHVSVKNQDVIVANYNGCFVCKIIDTYRRLLLSASDEHLPVTIHEYDQFSVEGVVVRSIRCHRPSPLLTKGTGQVES; via the coding sequence ATGAAAGTGATCCCAATCTCAGCCTGCGCCGGTATTACCGGATTCGAGAGTCCGGCAGCAGATTATAAGCAGCTACCGCTGAGCCTGGATGAACTGCTTGTCGAACATCCCAGCGCCACTTTTATCGGCCAGGCCAGCGGCAACTCGATGCAGAATATCGGTATATTCGATGGGGATATTCTTATCGTAGACAGGCATGTCTCCGTTAAAAATCAAGATGTGATCGTCGCTAATTATAATGGCTGTTTTGTCTGCAAAATTATTGATACCTACAGGCGGTTATTACTGTCAGCCAGCGATGAACACCTGCCGGTGACCATACATGAGTATGATCAGTTTAGCGTTGAGGGCGTTGTTGTACGGTCGATACGGTGCCACCGCCCAAGTCCTCTGCTGACAAAAGGTACAGGTCAGGTTGAGAGTTGA
- a CDS encoding manganese-dependent inorganic pyrophosphatase, with translation MSVYVVGHKIPDSDSICGAIALAYLKNQIGEASIAARLGELAPETAFILEKFGFEAPEFKTSYAGEQVYIVDHSELTQAPDDIGEATIVGIVDHHKLGDLTTSTPLECWIRPVGCSNTIIKMMYDFHGVEIPANIAGIMMCAILSDTVIFKSPTCTTADIKCVEALAEIAGIEDFKALGMEMFKVKSAVEGTPVRDLVMRDFKDFNMNGHLVGIGQLEVIDLSVFDDIKAELEADIKAMKAEGGRHSMLLLLTDIMKEGSELLIVSDDASLTERAYGKPTENGRVWLDGVLSRKKQVVPPLQEALA, from the coding sequence ATGTCAGTTTATGTTGTGGGCCATAAGATCCCAGATTCAGATTCCATTTGTGGTGCAATTGCACTTGCTTACCTGAAAAATCAAATCGGTGAAGCATCGATAGCAGCACGACTCGGTGAGTTAGCGCCAGAAACCGCATTCATCTTAGAAAAGTTTGGTTTCGAAGCGCCGGAGTTTAAGACAAGCTATGCCGGTGAGCAGGTGTATATTGTCGATCACTCTGAGCTAACGCAAGCGCCGGACGATATTGGCGAAGCGACGATTGTCGGGATTGTCGATCATCATAAACTGGGCGATCTGACCACCTCTACACCACTTGAGTGTTGGATCCGTCCTGTTGGTTGCAGCAACACTATCATTAAGATGATGTATGATTTTCATGGTGTTGAAATTCCAGCGAATATTGCGGGCATCATGATGTGCGCCATCTTGAGTGATACGGTTATCTTTAAGTCTCCAACATGTACCACTGCAGATATTAAGTGTGTCGAAGCGCTGGCTGAAATTGCCGGCATCGAAGACTTTAAAGCGTTAGGTATGGAGATGTTTAAGGTTAAGTCTGCCGTCGAAGGTACTCCGGTACGCGATCTCGTTATGCGTGATTTTAAAGACTTCAACATGAACGGCCATCTGGTCGGTATCGGTCAACTGGAGGTTATCGACCTTTCAGTATTCGATGATATCAAAGCCGAGCTGGAAGCCGATATCAAAGCAATGAAAGCCGAAGGTGGGCGTCACAGTATGCTATTACTGCTGACCGACATCATGAAGGAAGGCTCTGAACTGTTAATTGTCAGCGATGATGCAAGCCTGACCGAGCGAGCTTATGGTAAACCAACTGAAAATGGCCGTGTATGGCTTGATGGCGTATTGAGCCGTAAGAAGCAGGTCGTGCCACCGTTGCAGGAAGCATTAGCTTAA